In Helianthus annuus cultivar XRQ/B chromosome 8, HanXRQr2.0-SUNRISE, whole genome shotgun sequence, a single genomic region encodes these proteins:
- the LOC110943242 gene encoding uncharacterized protein LOC110943242 codes for MWDPTLFTKTAVSKDRNFLLVSENVIGHSTPFHIVNVYATQGNLAKRDLWQKPVNIRGTNQGYWIFFGDFNVVRSFDDRKNSGFYQAEAIVFNDFIHSADLYEFPMKGRKFTFYKVNGSNPKHNKIDRFLVCHRFLEDWSDACLLALPRYLSGHSPLILAINPIDFGPKPFRFFNSCLDKDGFGEVVKSACDSFIGGGVADLNLSNKLKFLKQALKVWFSESKAWDEELKDNLCSELFSLDAILENRDLAEEESWVYAECKAALFDLDSNKIKDIKQRSCANWASFGDDNCDNYAL; via the coding sequence ATGTGGGATCCTACATTGTTCACAAAGACTGCTGTCTCAAAAGATCGTAATTTTCTCTTGGTTTCCGAGAATGTCATCGGTCACTCTACTCCTTTTCACATCGTCAACGTATATGCCACCCAGGGCAACTTGGCCAAAAGAGACCTTTGGCAGAAACCGGTAAACATCCGTGGCACGAATCAAGGATACTGGATCTTCTTTGGAGATTTTAACGTTGTGCGGTCGTTCGATGATCGAAAAAACTCTGGTTTTTATCAAGCGGAGGCAATTGTTTTTAATGACTTCATCCATTCGGCTGACCTTTATGAATTTCCTATGAAAGGAAGAAAGTTCACCTTCTACAAAGTTAATGGCTCGAACCctaaacataacaaaattgaccGCTTCCTTGTTTGTCACAGGTTCTTGGAGGATTGGTCGGATGCTTGTCTGCTGGCCCTTCCTCGTTACCTATCGGGTCATTCGCCTTTAATTTTAGCAATCAATCCGATAGACTTCGGGCCAAAACCCTTCAGATTTTTCAACTCCTGCCTAGACAAGGATGGTTTCGGGGAGGTAGTCAAGTCGGCTTGCGATTCTTTTATTGGAGGTGGTGTGGCGGATCTAAACTTGTCAAACAAGCTGAAGTTTTTAAAGCAAGCATTAAAAGTGTGGTTCTCGGAATCCAAAGCCTGGGATGAAGAGTTGAAAGATAATCTTTGCTCTGAATTATTTTCTTTAGATGCAATTCTGGAAAATAGGGATCTAGCTGAAGAGGAATCTTGGGTTTATGCAGAATGTAAAGCTGCTCTTTTTGATCTCGACTCTAATAAAATTAAGGACATCAAGCAGCGCTCGTGTGCAAACTGGGCATCCTTTGGAGACGACAACTGTGACAACTatgctctttaa